From Etheostoma cragini isolate CJK2018 chromosome 14, CSU_Ecrag_1.0, whole genome shotgun sequence, the proteins below share one genomic window:
- the grinaa gene encoding glutamate receptor, ionotropic, N-methyl D-aspartate-associated protein 1a (glutamate binding) isoform X2, giving the protein MSQEKSGYPIMGENNPLHNNVYGPPQPGFGMPPPNYSQAPGGPYPPAAGYGQPGFPQTGPGFAPGPYPQMPYPQGPYPQGPYPQGPYPQGPYPQGPYQQGVAQPGFPGDPTAVGSVGYHGDGPPSYYDNEEFTNSGLEDKSIRQAFIRKVFMVLTVQLTITFSFVAVFTFVNEAKFFVRRNPWTYYVSYAVFFVSLIVLSCCGDFRRKHPWNLVALSILTLSLSYMVGMIASFYDTETVIMAVGITAVVCFTVVLFSLQSKYDFTSCQGVLFVCLIVLLLFSILCIFIRHRILHIVYASLGALLFTCFLAVDTQLLLGNKKMSLSPEEYVFAALSLYTDIINIFLYILTIVGRSRE; this is encoded by the exons ATGTCCCAGGAGAAGAGCGGATACCCTATTATGGGGGAGAACAACCCACTTCATAACAACGTTTATGGACCCCCTCAGCCAGGTTTTGGCATGCCACCTCCAAACTACAGCCAAGCCCCAGGAGGACCGTACCCACCAGCAGCTGGCTATGGACAGCCGGGCTTCCCCCAGACAGGGCCAGGTTTTGCCCCTGGTCCCTACCCTCAGATGCCCTACCCACAGGGACCTTACCCACAGGGACCTTACCCACAGGGACCCTACCCACAAGGACCCTACCCACAGGGTCCTTATCAGCAAGGGGTCGCACAGCCAGGCTTTCCCGGTGACCCCACGG CTGTCGGCAGTGTTGGTTACCATGGTGATGGGCCTCCATCTTACTACGACAATGAGGAGTTCACCAACTCTGGCTTAGAGGACAAGAGCATCCGACAAGCGTTCATCCGAAAA GTCTTCATGGTTCTCACAGTGCAGCTGACGATCACTTTTTCCTTCGTTGCAGTCTTCACCTTTGTCAATGAGGCCAAGTTCTTTGTGCGACGTAATCCATGGACATACTATGTGTCCTATGCAGTCTTCTTTGTGTCTCTAATTGTCCTCAGCTGTTGTGGAGACTTCCGCCGTAAGCACCCCTGGAACTTGGTTGCACTG TCCATCCTGACCCTGAGCCTCTCCTACATGGTGGGCATGATCGCCAGCTTCTATGACACAGAGACCGTCATCATGGCCGTGGGCATCACTGCAGTGGTCTGCTTCACTGTCGTGCTCTTCTCACTACAG AGCAAGTATGACTTCACTTCCTGTCAGGGCGTGCTGTTTGTGTGCCTGATTGTGCTGTTGCTCTTCTCCATCCTCTGCATCTTCATCCGCCACAGGATCCTGCACATCGTCTATGCCTCGCTGGGGGCCCTGCTCTTCACCTGC TTTTTGGCTGTGGACACTCAGCTTCTCCTGGGCAACAAGAAGATGTCTCTGAGTCCAGAGGAGTACGTTTTTGCTGCCCTCAGCCTCTACACCGACATCATCAACATTTTCCTCTACATCCTGACTATTGTGGGACGCTCCCGAGAATGA
- the grinaa gene encoding glutamate receptor, ionotropic, N-methyl D-aspartate-associated protein 1a (glutamate binding) isoform X1, producing MSQEKSGYPIMGENNPLHNNVYGPPQPGFGMPPPNYSQAPGGPYPPAAGYGQPGFPQTGPGFAPGPYPQMPYPQGPYPQGPYPQGPYPQGPYPQGPYQQGVAQPGFPGDPTETVGSVGYHGDGPPSYYDNEEFTNSGLEDKSIRQAFIRKVFMVLTVQLTITFSFVAVFTFVNEAKFFVRRNPWTYYVSYAVFFVSLIVLSCCGDFRRKHPWNLVALSILTLSLSYMVGMIASFYDTETVIMAVGITAVVCFTVVLFSLQSKYDFTSCQGVLFVCLIVLLLFSILCIFIRHRILHIVYASLGALLFTCFLAVDTQLLLGNKKMSLSPEEYVFAALSLYTDIINIFLYILTIVGRSRE from the exons ATGTCCCAGGAGAAGAGCGGATACCCTATTATGGGGGAGAACAACCCACTTCATAACAACGTTTATGGACCCCCTCAGCCAGGTTTTGGCATGCCACCTCCAAACTACAGCCAAGCCCCAGGAGGACCGTACCCACCAGCAGCTGGCTATGGACAGCCGGGCTTCCCCCAGACAGGGCCAGGTTTTGCCCCTGGTCCCTACCCTCAGATGCCCTACCCACAGGGACCTTACCCACAGGGACCTTACCCACAGGGACCCTACCCACAAGGACCCTACCCACAGGGTCCTTATCAGCAAGGGGTCGCACAGCCAGGCTTTCCCGGTGACCCCACGG AAACTGTCGGCAGTGTTGGTTACCATGGTGATGGGCCTCCATCTTACTACGACAATGAGGAGTTCACCAACTCTGGCTTAGAGGACAAGAGCATCCGACAAGCGTTCATCCGAAAA GTCTTCATGGTTCTCACAGTGCAGCTGACGATCACTTTTTCCTTCGTTGCAGTCTTCACCTTTGTCAATGAGGCCAAGTTCTTTGTGCGACGTAATCCATGGACATACTATGTGTCCTATGCAGTCTTCTTTGTGTCTCTAATTGTCCTCAGCTGTTGTGGAGACTTCCGCCGTAAGCACCCCTGGAACTTGGTTGCACTG TCCATCCTGACCCTGAGCCTCTCCTACATGGTGGGCATGATCGCCAGCTTCTATGACACAGAGACCGTCATCATGGCCGTGGGCATCACTGCAGTGGTCTGCTTCACTGTCGTGCTCTTCTCACTACAG AGCAAGTATGACTTCACTTCCTGTCAGGGCGTGCTGTTTGTGTGCCTGATTGTGCTGTTGCTCTTCTCCATCCTCTGCATCTTCATCCGCCACAGGATCCTGCACATCGTCTATGCCTCGCTGGGGGCCCTGCTCTTCACCTGC TTTTTGGCTGTGGACACTCAGCTTCTCCTGGGCAACAAGAAGATGTCTCTGAGTCCAGAGGAGTACGTTTTTGCTGCCCTCAGCCTCTACACCGACATCATCAACATTTTCCTCTACATCCTGACTATTGTGGGACGCTCCCGAGAATGA